The Bos indicus isolate NIAB-ARS_2022 breed Sahiwal x Tharparkar chromosome X, NIAB-ARS_B.indTharparkar_mat_pri_1.0, whole genome shotgun sequence genome has a window encoding:
- the TRO gene encoding LOW QUALITY PROTEIN: trophinin (The sequence of the model RefSeq protein was modified relative to this genomic sequence to represent the inferred CDS: inserted 2 bases in 2 codons; deleted 2 bases in 1 codon; substituted 3 bases at 3 genomic stop codons) translates to MDRRNDSNYKITLFQGPLPPTVSLGLHFPPDVQAETTEDSVLLIHTLLAATKDPLAMDPPVANQLKKSKTKKAPIKAITKTDPPVPSASVIPTTKFKVTFPALNLPVILQINQASATTEVANTQASSFTAXSKKSNKTKKVTAKATQCSQFPIHSESVTTQIKLPLQTLNLLVVLQTIQAPIANESANSQGLLGPXPPKEVSRAKKADNKVIASATDISLAPSTIYTATTHSQITSIRTKKGSKAKKAFIVKGTNTDTELPEASDATEIATRQTEASAAAIWPPKSKGKKVVYEGPKSACEISEALPASQMVTNQPLAATLWVKRGYRGQKVDTKTQTTKSQTQVDQGIQAKMDTSQTHISSLETQVAASVQALADDYLAQFSLEPTARTQGKRNQKSKNLNKDERGVGNYRWIPWSQRPLLSRDVAILQERANKLVKYLLIKDQTKIPINHSDRDVIQEYDEYFSEIIEQASYALEKMFXVNLKEIDKXSLCILISIQESSTGILRMTKGTPKLDLLMVILSVIFMNGNKANEAVIWEVLRKLGLCPGIRHSLLGEVRKLITDEFVKQKYLEYKRVPNSRPPEYEFFWGLRSYHETSKMKVLKFACKVQKKDPKDWAMQYQEAVEMQVQAAAVAIAEAEARAEVYPFLXILPVNCSRPSHGAKVHPWNLCPCSSLSRYYQSAEGDTL, encoded by the exons ATGGATAGGAGAAATGACTCCAATTATAAGATAACCCTGTTCCAG GGCCCTCTGCCTCCCACTGTGAGCCTAGGGCTTCACTTCCCTCCAGATGTACAGGCTGAGACAACAGAAGACAGTGTCTTGCTGATACATACCCTCTTGGCAGCAACCAAGGACCCTCTGGCCATGGACCCACCAGTTGCCAACCAGCTGAAGAAAAGCAAGACCAAGAAGGCCCCTATTAAGGCTATTACTAAGACTGACCCTCCAGTTCCATCTGCCAGTGTGATTCCCACCACCAAGTTTAAAGTAACTTTTCCAGCTTTAAATCTGCCAGTCATTCTCCAGATCAACCAGGCTTCAGCTACCACTGAGGTAGCCAATACTCAGGCTTCTTCATTCACTGCTTAGTCTAAGAAATCTAACAAGACAAAAAAAGTTACTGCTAAGGCAACCCAATGTTCCCAATTTCCAATTCACAGTGAGAGTGTCACTACACAGATCAAGTTACCCTTGCAGACCCTAAACCTGCTAGTCGTTCTTCAGACTATCCAGGCTCCAATTGCCAATGAGTCAGCCAATTCTCAAGGTTTGTTAGGCC ACCCGCCTAAAGAAGTTTCCAGGGCTAAGAAGGCTGATAATAAGGTCATAGCTAGTGCCACTGATATCTCACTGGCTCCATCCACTATTTACACAGCTACCACCCACAGCCAAATTACCTCCATCCGAACTAAGAAAGGCTCTAAAGCCAAGAAGGCA TTTATTGTTAAGGGCACAAATACTGATACTGAGCTCCCGGAGGCCTCAGATGCCACTGAGATAGCTACCAGGCAGACTGAGGCCTCAGCAGCAGCTATCTGGCCCCCAAAATCCAAGGGCAAGAAAGTTGTCTACGAAGGCCCAAAATCTGCCTGTGAGATCTCTGAGGCCCTACCTGCCAGTCAAATGGTCACAAACCAACCCCTAGCAGCCACCCTCTGGGTCAAGAGAGGGTACAGGGGTCAGAAGGTTGACACTAAGACCCAAACAACCAAAAGCCAGACTCAAGTTGACCAAGGGATCCAGGCCAAGATGGATACCTCTCAGACCCACATAAGTTCTCTTGAGACTCAGGTTGCTGCTTCTGTCCAGGCCCTGGCAGATGACTACCTGGCTCAGTTTAGTTTGGAGCCCACAGCTAGGACCCAGGGAAAGAGGAACCAAAAG TCCAAGAATCTGAACAAGGATGAGAGAGGTGTTGGTAATTATAGGTGGATCCCATGGAGCCAGAGGCCTCTGCTATCCCGAGATGTGGCCATTTTGCAAGAAAGG GCAAATAAGTTGGTGAAATACCTGTTGATTAAGGACCAGACAAAGATCCCCATCAACCACTCAGATAGA GATGTCATCCAAGAATATGATGAATATTTCTCAGAGATCATTGAACAAGCAAGCTATGCTCTGGAGAAG ATGTTTTGAGTCAATCTGAAGGAAATTGATA GCAGCTTGTGTATTCTCATTAGCATTCAGGAATCCTCTACAGGCATACTGAGAAT GACCAAGGGCACACCCAAACTAGATCTTCTCATGGTGATTCTGAGTGTCATTTTTATGAATGGCAACAAGGCCAATGAGG CTGTCATCTGGGAGGTGCTGCGCAAGTTGGGGCTGTGCCCTGG GATAAGGCACTCACTCTTAGGGGAAGTGAGGAAGCTCATCACAGATGAGTTTGTGAAGCAAAA gtaCCTGGAATACAAGAGGGTCCCCAACAGCAGACCACCTGAATATGAGTTCTTCTGGGGCTTGCGCTCCTACCATGAGACTAGCAAGATGAAAGTTCTCAAGTTTGCCTGCAAG GTGCAAAAGAAAGACCCCAAGGACTGGGCCATGCAGTACCAGGAAGCAGTGGAGATGCAAGTCCAAGCTGCAGCTGTGGCTATAGCTGAGGCTGAGGCCAGAGCTGAG gtttatccatttttatagATACTGCCAGTGAATTGCAGCAGGCCTTCCCATGGAGCCAAGGTACATCCTTGGAATCTTTGTCCATGCAGCAGTCTTAGCAGATATTACCAATCAGCTGAGGGTGACACACTATGA